A window of Magnolia sinica isolate HGM2019 chromosome 13, MsV1, whole genome shotgun sequence genomic DNA:
TTGTATGTCACctaatcattttttttcaaaaaaaaaagtaatttgcAAGTGCTCTAGTCTTTTTCTTTTGCTTGAAAAAACAACATATTTGAACatcatcctctttttttttttttttggagcatCAACCATTACACTCTTCCACTGTATCAAAATAATGGAGATAGCCAGGGCTCTTGAATGCTATACATCATCAAGTAATATGTATTTTTATGGCTAAAATGATCATATGCAGGTGTTGTAGCCTGAGTTACTGTAAGCCCATTTTAGTGCTGCCAACGCTGTACAAAATGTGGGCCGGGGCCACACAATGATGATAATTAATCTGGTGTCAAAATCAGTCTGATGGACTCACTTGATATTGATGTGTGGCTAGTCCGGCCTGAACATTATTACTAGCGGTTGATTggcattatgtggcccacctctgaTAATGATAGTATACTCTACATATAGGACACGTTGGCAAAGTAAAAAATGGCTGCCGTATCACCACCTGACTTGACAGTATCCCGAGGTTGTATGCCTCTCCTTTAACCCAAAGCTATGTGTGCTCATCAAGATGATTGAGTTTCGCGAGAAGCTTCTCGAATAGAACAGGGAACTTGCTGATGTGGCACTTATAGGTTTTATAGTATTAGTTAGTTATGAACGCTTGGTCAATTTCCAATTAGGACCAAATCACGTagcatcatttattattattattattattaaaattattaTAAACTCGTAATGGCTCTGCAACTACGATACAATCTCGCATCCAATGTAATATAAAATAGAATGAGAGAAATGCAATTGAGACGTGCGCTCTATCTTGTTCACACTTGTCCCAAACATTTATGGCGATTGAGACATTTGATCAGGTGGacaccacatgatggataatagcCCAAAACTCTCAGTTGTtagataatctcaaccatccgaTCGTTTTCAATGTAGTCTAATGAAACCGTTCATAGCTCATTTTTCTGTTATGTAGACAATCCCTAAGGCAAATTCCGGTCTCCCTCATTTTTGAAATGAATGTGAGGGTTCTAATTCACAAACTTTTCAATGCCACCCGGTTTCTGATGTTAAACAAAGGCCATTTAATTTGAGCCATTCTCAGAAgacgaaataaaaaataaatattaacagacacaaaatgaaaaataaatcacaaaacGCGAACAAAATGGGTAAGAATTTAATAACCCATAAAAAAttaatcctttttctttttacaggaaaaaaaaaatcgaaaaataaaaaataataaacgaTGAAAAaaagcctttttttaaaaaaaaaaaaaaaaaaaaaaaaaaaaacaaaattattgTAATTTTTACTCAGCAACAAATCCTTCATGGATGGTGCTCAACTTCGCTCTAAAAGAACGATACCCAATCTTCGCTCGCCGAGACGCACTTCTTTGCATCTTTCTCACAGACGTCGATCTCAAATGACCTTTAACCTTCCCCTCCATTCCAAATCTCTTGATTCCATCAAAATCTTCACTTCCAACGCTCTGATTCTCGTTAAAGACTGGCGATATTTGGATTTTCCTTTGCCGCCGTCTGCTCTTCTTGGACCCATCCATGAGCGCCACGCTCGCCTTCACCGCCAGGGCAGCCATTTCCCGAGCCGTGAGAGGGTATTGGAGCCTGCTGACCGGTAGGATGAAGTAGATCTGACCTTCCTGGAGCTCTTCTTTCGAATCTAATGCCGGAATGTAATCGTCGAAAAATAACTTGTCGGAGTTGCAGAGGAAGAAGGAGGTTGGGGTAGGGCATTCTAGTTGGAGGACTTGGGAAACATTGACAGGGACGAAATATTCACGAAGAGAGCCATCGACGGAGATGACTTTGGCAGTCAAGGGATTAAAGGAATCAGTTTCTGAGGAGAAGCAAGAACCCATATGCAGCTGAGAGagaaattgagaaagagagaatgaaagTGAATGGGAAACGAAGGAGACAGGGATgtgaatttataaagaaaaagtgCACGAGGAGAGAGATTGGGAATACGAGTGACGCCGTCGTAAACGAATTCCGTTAGCGGATTTTCCACCGAGATTTTCCTCATCACCCCTCAGCGATTACGCGGTCTGTCCTGTCAGCTAGCTAGATGCTCGCTTCGCGCCGGTTACCAGGAAGTTGCTTGTTGACCGGAATCCCCTATGACACCTCTTTATGCAGTTGCGTCAAATATCCAAGCTCCGTAGGGCCACCATtttttatttgtaaatccaatccgtctattaGGTGAGAAAAGTTATTTTAACCATACAAGTAAAAGATCAACCCAGTAAGATACTCACCTGGACTACACCaatggaaaaaaatgataaattgGTCCCCTATCCTATAAGGGAATTCGATGCGGCCCACCTATTCTTTAGGTCAGATTATTTTCTTATCAACAGTTCATTTCAAGGAGTTCAACATGATTAACGGTTCTGATGAAAGATAAATACCATGGTGGGGGATCTAGCGAATGACCTGATGGGGGAATTGCATTTCACATGTATAATCTGGTGGGCCCACCGAACTTTGGTGTTGCGGATGAAGTGGATGTTGGACGATATGGTCGGTCTTTTGGCTGGCTTGCTGGGCAAGTTAGTTGGCCTTTGATAATGACGCACAAGTGTGGGGGACATGTAAATCCACCAATTCCAGTCCAGGTGCGTTCCTTGAGTGTAGGCCCTTCTGCAGAATAACACAGCCAGAAAATGAAGTGGATCATAAGTGgtgccaccatgatttttgtgagaaatccactctattcatccgTTTCAcgtgttcattttagggcatgcggtagaaaatgaagtggatccaagactcatATGAGCCAcaggagaggaaacagtgggcattgaataaccatcgttgaaacattcatatagcCACAAATGCTTTGTATCATGATACgttttttttgttttctcttttttttttttttcttttccagttCGTACCAAtgaaaatgaactggaaaaaacgAGGATTGGACGCTGATCCAAAGCCACCACGCTGTTTATCTTTCATCAGAGCCACTGATGAGTACGAGTCATTTAAGGCAAAGGGTATACACCGAAAGAGTttgacccaaaaatcagtcagGCAAAATCATACGAACTTAAGAGGTACAGCTGCCATATGTTGTTACTATTGTTGTAGTTagcttgatttttttgattttttaatccAGTTAATCCTTTTTTTGTATATAATGAAGAAAAAGGGTGTCACCTGGTGGAAGTGCCAATTGTACATCTATCACATCTTGACTGTTGCACCCAATGGGTAAAACAAATATTGCATTTAAACGAGGATTAAGTGCAACCTGGATCCAGtggccctgactgtgggccccacctctgtgTATGTGAGGCATATCCACGttatccatcagttttgccaatTCGGTCTAGGACATCAttccaaaaattaatcagataTCAATTTCAAGTGGACAACATAGGGGGCATTGAATTCCCACTTCTAAACTTCTTcggtgtgttttcccttcgttaaggtctatgtgaccttatcaactggttgcaCGGTGAATAAACGTtatcctaagaaaattttaatgataggtatttaatgaccactatttcctgtggtttggtccacctaagatttgtatctatttcattttttttgaaaccacgccttgaaatgagctgaaaatgggATGGACCGTGTtgatttacaacacatacatcaaggtgggcccacagtcagcaCCACACCCACCTGGCTGGATCCAGCGTGGCACCTAATCCGCGTTCGTTGCAGACCATTCCGTTCCGATTAACCCATACAATCAAGGAAATGCCATATTGCTGGCCTCCACAATCTCTCTTGAAACTCCGTGCTCAGTGGTACTCACCCATACACGTGGCAAGGCAGTTTGCCTTGGTGCTCTCCGTTCTAGTGTGGCTGGCCCACACTTAGAAACTAAATGTGTTGACTCTAGTTTATATCATAAAAGTGGCACACGGCCCGGATTAAATACTGGGTATGTAATTGGCTAAAAGTGATGTGCTAGGCTTCAAAATAAATGTTCTTTTGACAATTTTAACCTTTAATCGGTGGGAAGGGAATGACCGCAATCATTGAGAAAAGGTCCATTTATTCAATGGCTAGGAATCGATGGTGTCATGAGGAATTAACGGTAGTTCCCCAACTAGAAGCCAGAAAACATGTTTGGTTTCCAATTTATCCCTCAAGTCTAATTCGTCTCCCTCACATTCACAGTTCATCATGTGGTCCAACGTTTGATATGGATGgttcattgtgtgggcctcacctttgatgtgagttgTCTATCATGCAAAGCCCACCTTAGATATGAGCCATTCTTAATTAGAGGCTAACTCTTAATGTGTATATTCATTATATAAGGTTTGcatttgatgttggtcatccatgaTGTGGGGCACAATATTAATACATTTATATTGTTGCCATGGCGTGCCCCACGCGAATTGCAGATGTAGCGGATGAGTTGATGGGTGAACTGCATTATACATGTATAATCTAGTAGGAACACAGAACTTTGGTGTTGTGGATTAACTGTGTTATGGAAAAATATGAGCCGGACTTGACAGAGGTTGAATAGAGCCTTGGACTGATAGCAGTGCATCTGAACTAATTTGATTCCGGACATGGATCATGAGTTCGGATGATCACGAGCAAGGCTCGGCTCGGATGAGAACGTGGCCGAAGATTACGCTAAAGGATTAAGTCTAGTAACGCATGACTGGAGCGTCGTCCGGTATATAATATCCGGGTAATGGCTGACATCAGCATATGCGCAGCTTCCGCTTGATGGCAAAGATCATGCCGAGATTGACGGACATGTTCACTTCAATCCAAAGGTATAAATAATGGACATAATGACAGAAACAGGCACGCAACATCTCACACCCTAAGCCTGCTGTActcaacttagacctagatttATATACGGACTtttgcatcggagggtcccttactCTAGCCATGGTCTCATTTGTCTTCCTCTTGTGCAGGATACAAGCTCGGTCTGAGTGCTCGGAGCTCCGTAAAAGTGAGCCAAATTTTAGCATAAACGAAGTGGATGTTGGACTTTtttatctttaaaataaaaataaaaaagaaaaagaaaaaaaacgagGACGTTGGACAATATGGTTGGTCAGCTGGTTGGCTTGCTGGGCAAGTTAGCTGGCGCCAAGCTGTACGGTCGGCTTAACCTTTGAAACTGACGCAGAAGTGGGCGACAAGTCCAGTCCAAGTGCGCTCCTTGAGTGTAGGCCCTGCTACAAAATAACACAGCCAGAGTCGAATGACTCTGttggccacatcacaggaaaaaagGATGCCGaatttcctgcgctggaaacataggcggggcccaccatgatgttggtgAAAACTCCATTCTTCCGTTTTGCATGTTAATTTTAAGTCATGCATTAgaagatgaggtggatccaagactcatgtgagccacacgagaggaaacagcaGGCATTGAATAACCATAGTAGAAACATGCGTATATCCACAAATGCTTTTTTTTATCTAGATACGtttttttgtgttttctgttcataCCAATGGGAATGAACTTAGAAACGGTTTCGATGGCAGAAAGAGAATCAgcctctgaaaaaaaaaaagaaaaaaaaggagaagttGGGACGCTAATCCAAAGCCACTATGCTGTTTATCTTTCATCAGACCCGCTGATGAGTACGAGTCATTTAAGCCAAAGGGTATACACAAAAAAAGATTGACCCAAAATTCAGGCTGGCTAAAGCATATGAACTTAAGAGGTACAGTTATATATTGTTACTATTGCTGTAgttagcttgatttttttaatcCAACTGATCCTCTTTAATAATAGGCAtttaatgaccactatttcctgtggtgtggtccacctaagatttgtatctatttcatttttttgggaccatgccctgaaatgagctgaaataggGATGTACGGTGTtaatttacaacacatacatgaaggtgggcctacAATCAGGACTGTGCCACCTGGCTGGTTCTAGAGTGGCACCCAATCCGCGTTCGTTGCAGACGATTACAGTCCCATTTAGTAAAAGCCATATTGCCGGCCTCCACAATCTCCCTTGAAACCCCATGCTCCGTGGTATTCACCCATACACGTGGCAAGAAAGTTTGCCTTGGTGCTGTCCGTCTAGGCTCCCACGGCGGATGGCCCACACTTAGAAACTAAATGTGTTGACTCTGGTTTATATCATAAAAGTGGCACACGGCCCGGATTAAATACTGTGTATTTAATTGGCTAAAAGTGATGGGCTAGATTCCAAAATAAATGTTCTTTTCACAATTCTAACCTTTAATCGGCGGGAAGGGAATGACTGCAATCATCGAGGAAAGGTCCATTTATTGGATGGCTAGGAATCGATGGTGTCTCGGAGAATCAATGGTGGTTCCCTGACTTGAAAGCCAGAAAACATGTTtggtttctaatttatccctcAAGTCTGATTCGTCTCCTTCACATCCACCTTCTATCATGTGGAGCCAACCTTTGATACAGAtggttcattgtgtgggccccacctttgatgtggattgtccatcatgcaggcccaccttgaatatagGCCACTTATCATTAGGGGCCAACTTTTAATGCGCACTATCCATTAtgtagggctcacctttgatctggttcatccatcatgtgagcacactatcaatgttattgtccatcatgtgggcccatcttcaacatccactgtccatcatgtgggtccaccttcaatatccaccatccattatgtggagcccacctttgatgtggattgtccatcatgtggggcccacctctaatatcggtagtccatcatgcagggtccaccttggatatgggccacttcatcattagggccaacctttgatgtagaccgtccatcatgtgggccccacctaatgtggATCATCCTTCATTTGGGCCCCAAACCTGATGTGGATcagccatcatgtgggcctcatcattACTAATTGCCtatcttgtggaccccacctttgatgtggattgtccatcatgtgggtcctgccttcaatatgggttgtccatcatgtttggCTCACCATGGATGTAGGCCATGTCGATTGTACATGATGTGGGACTACCTTgaggtgggccatccatcatgtgggggccatctTGAATGTCCCGTGCCCgtcaggtggggctcacctttgagg
This region includes:
- the LOC131223942 gene encoding uncharacterized protein LOC131223942, whose protein sequence is MGSCFSSETDSFNPLTAKVISVDGSLREYFVPVNVSQVLQLECPTPTSFFLCNSDKLFFDDYIPALDSKEELQEGQIYFILPVSRLQYPLTAREMAALAVKASVALMDGSKKSRRRQRKIQISPVFNENQSVGSEDFDGIKRFGMEGKVKGHLRSTSVRKMQRSASRRAKIGYRSFRAKLSTIHEGFVAE